From the Burkholderia mayonis genome, one window contains:
- a CDS encoding acetyl/propionyl/methylcrotonyl-CoA carboxylase subunit alpha, translating to MSERRFTRLLIANRGEIAVRIARTARRLGIATVAVYSGADARSPHVGACDAAVSIGSATPAESYLSIDKLIDAALKSGAQAIHPGYGFLSENAAFARRIADAGLVFVGPRADAIDAMGDKARARRRMAAAGIPVVQGYDGDDPSEARILAEAERIGFPVMLKASAGGGGRGMRRVDTRDALPAALKLAVSEAQKAFGDGRMIVERAVIEPRHVEVQVFADAHGHVVHLGERDCSVQRRHQKIVEEAPSPAVGAALRARLGATAVAVAREIGYVGAGTVEFLLDRDGQFYFMEMNTRLQVEHPVTELITGQDLVEWQLRVARGEALPLAQQDVRFDGHAIEVRLCAEDPADDFLPRTGDVLLWRPGRHARCDHALADGVAISSFYDSMLGKLIAHGGTRAEAIDRLANALDDTVLLGVPSNRAFLARVLRHPSFVDGRTVSTAFVAQHFPSNDSRRFAPPDTAWAVAAWLSVAAADRADATPLPWRGWRNGAPLPVPYRLSWVGAGGDHPDARRGSVTIDRRSIVVHAHGRSPLALEGAPPAHPGASSSIALDGRTLDYCFAIAHGRLWLQLDGIDYAFAIHNREGDAGADAAGSDGVLRAPMNGRVIAVDIGEGATVAAGQTVMVLEAMKMEHAIVAPFAGRVASLGTRAGEQVAPGQVLAQLEPQAG from the coding sequence ATGAGCGAACGCCGCTTCACCCGACTCCTGATTGCGAATCGCGGCGAGATCGCGGTGCGCATCGCGCGCACCGCGCGGCGGCTCGGCATCGCGACCGTCGCGGTCTACTCCGGCGCGGACGCGCGCAGCCCGCACGTCGGCGCATGCGACGCGGCGGTGTCGATCGGCAGCGCGACGCCCGCCGAATCGTACCTGTCGATCGACAAGCTGATCGACGCCGCATTGAAGAGCGGCGCGCAGGCGATCCATCCGGGCTACGGCTTCCTGTCCGAGAACGCGGCGTTCGCGCGGCGCATCGCCGATGCGGGCCTCGTGTTCGTCGGCCCGCGCGCCGACGCGATCGACGCGATGGGCGACAAGGCGCGCGCGCGCCGCCGGATGGCCGCGGCTGGCATCCCCGTCGTGCAAGGCTACGACGGCGACGACCCGAGCGAAGCGCGCATTCTTGCGGAGGCCGAACGAATCGGCTTTCCGGTGATGCTGAAGGCGTCGGCGGGCGGCGGCGGACGCGGCATGCGCCGCGTCGATACGCGCGACGCGCTGCCCGCCGCGCTGAAGCTCGCGGTGTCCGAAGCGCAGAAAGCGTTCGGCGACGGCCGGATGATCGTCGAGCGCGCGGTGATCGAGCCGCGTCACGTCGAAGTGCAGGTGTTTGCCGACGCGCACGGCCACGTCGTTCATCTCGGCGAGCGCGACTGCTCGGTGCAGCGCCGTCATCAGAAGATCGTCGAGGAAGCGCCGTCGCCCGCGGTCGGCGCCGCATTGCGCGCGCGGCTCGGCGCGACGGCCGTGGCCGTCGCGCGCGAGATCGGCTACGTCGGCGCAGGCACCGTCGAGTTTCTGCTCGATCGCGACGGTCAGTTCTACTTCATGGAGATGAACACGCGGCTGCAGGTCGAGCATCCAGTGACCGAGCTGATCACCGGACAGGATCTCGTCGAATGGCAGCTGCGCGTCGCGCGCGGCGAAGCGTTGCCGCTCGCGCAGCAGGACGTTCGGTTCGACGGCCACGCGATCGAAGTGCGTCTCTGCGCGGAAGATCCCGCCGACGACTTCCTGCCACGCACGGGCGACGTGCTGCTGTGGCGGCCGGGCCGTCATGCGCGCTGCGACCACGCGCTCGCCGACGGCGTCGCGATCAGTTCGTTCTACGACTCGATGCTCGGCAAGCTGATCGCGCATGGCGGCACGCGCGCGGAGGCGATCGACCGGCTCGCGAACGCGCTCGACGACACGGTGCTGCTCGGCGTGCCGAGCAACCGCGCGTTTCTCGCGCGCGTGCTCAGGCATCCGTCGTTCGTCGACGGTCGCACCGTGTCGACCGCGTTCGTCGCACAGCATTTTCCCAGCAACGACAGCCGCCGCTTCGCGCCGCCGGACACTGCGTGGGCCGTCGCCGCATGGCTGTCGGTCGCCGCCGCCGACCGCGCCGACGCGACGCCGCTCCCGTGGCGCGGCTGGCGCAACGGCGCGCCGCTGCCGGTGCCGTACCGGCTGTCGTGGGTGGGCGCGGGCGGCGATCATCCCGATGCGCGGCGCGGCAGCGTGACGATCGATCGGCGAAGCATCGTCGTGCATGCGCACGGCCGCTCGCCGCTCGCGCTCGAAGGCGCGCCGCCTGCGCATCCGGGCGCATCGTCGTCGATCGCGCTCGACGGCCGCACGCTCGATTACTGCTTCGCGATCGCGCACGGCCGCCTGTGGCTGCAACTCGACGGCATCGATTACGCGTTCGCGATCCACAACCGCGAAGGCGACGCGGGCGCCGACGCCGCCGGCAGCGACGGCGTGCTGCGCGCGCCGATGAACGGCCGCGTGATCGCGGTCGACATCGGCGAAGGCGCGACGGTCGCGGCCGGGCAAACCGTCATGGTGCTCGAAGCGATGAAGATGGAACACGCGATCGTT